Below is a genomic region from Campylobacter concisus ATCC 51562.
CACGCTACTTCAGTGACAAAACGGACTGATTTTTGGCTCTTTTTACTAGCTCCACAAAATGCGTCTTGGATGAAAATTTCCTTGCCACTTAGCTGCTCTTTTGCTTTTTTAAGAAGCTTATCAAATAGCTCTTTTGTGATAGGCTGATTTATTTTGCCCCAAGCGATGTATTTTTGGCTTGGATCTTGCTTGACGAAATACTTATCTTTTGGGCTTCTACCTGTAAAAATTCCTGTATCAACCATAAATGTGCCGTTGCTTGAAACCCTACCCTCGTTGTTTGCCTTTTCAAGCTCAAAAAGCTCGTCGTAGCTTAGATTGTGATTTATCTTTTTGATCTCTTTTAGACCTAGTTCGTCTAGTTTATTTATCATGTTATTTCCTTTTAAAATTTTCATTTTTTATAAATTCTGACCTAAAAGTCATCAAAATGTTAATCAAATTTCGCTTAACACTCTCTTTTTAAAATGGGCAAATTTATTTAAATTTAGCCACCACTTGATTGTTCGCGACGCTTTGACCTTTGCTAACCTCTATAGAGCCTATCACACCATCTTTTGGGGCTTTGACCTCTATCTCCATCTTCATTGCTTCAAGCACGACTACAGCTTGCCCTTTTTTGACGATATCGCCAGGACTTACTAAAATTTTATGCACAGCGCCTGGCAAGCTAGCAACGATATCATTTGCTGTTGCGCCTGCTGCTGCACTTTTGGCATTTTTTACGCTCTTGCCTTCAACTTCAGTGATTGATTTTACTTGGATACTATCGTTAAAGCCTTCGCTCACTTCGACATTGTAGCGGCTACCATTTACGACGACACTATATCTACCACTTTGAGTTTGTCTGCCCTCGTTTGCTTTAGCATTTGGATCGATCTTTCTTACATTTACTTTGGCTTCACCTTTTAAAAATGCGATGCCTTTTTCTTTACAAGCAGCTGCTATAAATATATTTTCTTCGGTAGTTTTTATATTGTTTTGCTTTAGAATTTCTTTTACATGAGCAAGCGACTTGCTCTCATCTTTATCGGCTATATCAACTGCGTGTTTTGTAGTTGGTTTTAAGCCTAGCTGCTCGCTTGCAAGCTTAATGATCTCTTTATCAGGCGTAACTGGGGTCTTACCAAAGTAGCCAAGCACCATTTTGCCGTATCCCTCGGCGATCTTTTTCCACTTGCCAAACATCACATTATTAAATGCTTGTTGGAAGTAAAACTGGCTAACAGGGGTCACTGAAGTACCGTATCCACCCTTTTGCACCACTTCACGCATCGCAAGGATAACCTCTGGAAATTTATCTAAGATATTATTATCTCTCATCATCTGGGTATTTGCTGTAAGCGCGCCACCAGGCATCGGTGAAAATGGTATGAGTGGGCTTACTTGTACGGCCTCAGGTGGCAAGAAATACTCTTTTAAGCAATCATTCAAAACGCTTTCATATTTTAAAATTTTCTCCACGTCAAGTCCGCCAAGATCGTAGTTTTTGCCTTTTACTGCGTGAAGCATAGTTAAGATATCTGGCTGACTTGTACCACCACTTACTGGGCTTGCGGCTAGATCTATGCCATCAACGCCGGCTTCAAGCGCTGCAAGATAGCAGGCCACACTTACGCCTGCAGTTTCATGAGTGTGGAGTCTGATGTGAGTTTTTTCTGGCAGCAGCTTTCTAGCCATTTTTATGGTTTCATAGACCTTTTGTGGGCTACTTGTGCCGCTTGCATCTTTAAAGCAAACGCTGTGATATGGGATATTTGCATCTAAAATTTCTCTTAAAATTTTCTCATAAAATTTAACATCATGAGCTCCCACACAGCCACTAGGCAGATCCATCATCGTAACTACAACTTCATGCTTTAGTCCGTGATGAGCGATCCTCTCTCCTGAATATTTTAAATTTTCAACGTCATTTAGTGCGTCAAAATTTCTAATAGTGGTGGTTCCATGTTTTTTGAAAAGTTTTGCGTGAAGGTCGATTAGCTCACGGCTGCCAGTATCAAGTGTGACGGTATTTACGCCCCTGCTTAGGGTTTGAAGATTTGCTTTTGGTCCTACGATACTTCTAAATTTATCCATCATCGCAAAAGCGTCTTCATTTAGGTAAAAATAAAGGCTTTGAAATCTCGCTCCGCCACCAAATTCAAAATGCTCTATGCCAGCCTCTTTGGCCGCTTCAAGCGCAGGCAAAAAGTCGTTCATAAGCACTCTGGCGCCATAAACTGACTGAAAGCCATCTCTAAAGGTCGTATCCATAACATCGATAAATTTCTTCGCCATCACCCACCTCATTAATTTTATAAATTTATTTAAAGAGTTCATAGAAAATGGCTAAATTGATTAGAAACTCAAATTAGCCATTTTGCTTGTTTTTTGGTATTTTACAACCAAAAACTTTTATATCATTTAAAAAGTGAGAGTAAGAAGTTTAATAATCCGCCGTGGCTCGCATCAAGCATTGGCTTTAATTCCATTAGAAAGACGCAGAAAAATACAAGTACAGCAAGCTGAATAAAAATATAAGGCACAACGCCTTTATAAATAGCAGTCGTTTTTATCTCAGCTGGTGCGACTGACCTTAGGAAAAATAAGCTAAAACCAAATGGTGGTGTTAGGAACGAAGTTTGCAAATTCATCGCAACTAAGATTGCTAGATAAATTGGATTTATACCAAGCTTTGCAGCTATTGGTACCAAAATAGGAAGCACAATATATGAAATTTCAACAAAGTCGATAAAAAAGCCAAGCACAAAGATGACAACCATGCTAAAAATGATAAAGCCCCACTTCTCGCCTGGTAAATTTGTCATAAATTTTTCAACAATCTCATCTCCACCAGTGTAACTAAATACCATAGAAAAAGCTGTCGCACCAACAAGTATGGCAAAGACAAGTGCTGTAGTTTTTACACTTTCTACCAATGCCTCTTTTATCATAGAAAATGAAAATGTCCTATAAAAAATAGCTAAAATAATGGCTCCAACGCAGCCAAAAGCTGAACTTTCAGTTGGTGTAGCGATACCTGCAAATATAGAGCCCAACACGCAAATAACCAGCAAAAGCGGCGGAAAGATAGCGATTAGTGCTCTCATGATCTGCTTAAATTTACTAACACCGCTCTCATCTTTTACTACCGGTGCAGTATCTGGTTTCAAATAAGCAACAATCAAAATATAAATGATATAAACTGCTACTAGCGTGAGTCCTGGGATGATGGCTTGATGAAAAAGCTCACCAACTGGCACTGAAAATATATCACCCAAAATAATCAGCACGATAGAAGGTGGAATAATCTGTCCAAGCGTACCAGCGGCACATATAGTACCACAACCTAGCGCTTGGTCGTATTTATACTTTAACATAACAGGTAAGCTTATAACGCCCATTGCAACGACACTTGCACCTACAACACCGGTTGAAGCTGCAAGAAGTGCTCCAACCAAGATAGTGCTAATAGCAATGCCTCCACGAATTTCTCCAAAAAGCATGCCCATGCTCTCAAGTAACCTCTCAGCTAGTTTTGACTTTTGAAGCACAACGCCCATAAAGACAAAAAGTGGAACTGCTATAAAAATTCTACTCTCCATTATAGAGAAAATTCTATAAGGCATGAAGTTAAACATATCTTTGAAAACTTCGATACTTCCAAGTAGTCCGTCTCCGTCTCCAATACTCTCAACAATACTACCAATCATGCCAAATATCATCGAAACCGCACCAAAGGTAAAGGCTACTGGAAAACCAATGCCTAGCATCAAAAGTGCGGCTATAAACATTATCAAACCAGCCATTATTCCCCCTTTTTAGCTTTTTTGTAAAGATTAAAATTTCTTATAAAAAAGCCGATCGCAAAAAATACAAGTAGATAAAAAGAAAAAGGAATAAGTGCTTTTATGATCCATCTGTGAGTAAGACCGCCTGGATCCGCACTAGCTTCAGCTGAAGTATAAGCATCACTCACAAATTCAAACGATAAATTTGAAACTAAAAGTGCAAATGGAATTACAAAAATAACAGTTCCTATCATATTTACAAGAGCTTTATTTTTTGGTGAAAATTTAGCATAAAAGATATCAACTCTAACATGTGCATCTTCTTTTAATGCATAGCTCATGCCAAGCAAAAATATTACAGCAAAAAAATGCCACTCAAGCTCCTGAAATGCAACGTTTCCATAAGAGAAAAAGTATCTTGCCACAACGTTAAAAAAGACGTCTATTATCATCAAAGCCATAATAAACATGCAAATATAGCCGACTATATCGCCGACCTTATCAAAAAATTTCTCAACTTTTTGCATAAACAACCCTTAAAAAAACAATTTATTTATCATGATGATAAAGACGCAAACTGGCGCCACATATCTTAATAAAAAATACCACGCACTAAATACAAAGTCGCTCATATATGGACTAAATAGCACATAAAGTGCTTCTCTTTTCATAAAATATCCAACAAATATCGCTCCACCTATACCACTAATTGGAAGCAGAACATTTGAAGCGGTAAAGTCAAGAAAATCAAAGAAATTTTTACCAAAGAGCATAAATTTGTCGCCAACATTTTCTATATTTGATAAAAGACATAAAAATCCTAAAACAAAAACACCGGCTCCAACTATGCTAAGAGCTTTTATCCTGCTAATGCCATACTCTCTGATCAAGAAAAATACAAACGGCTCTACGATAGAGATAGCTGAAGTAATGCCAGCAAAGATAAGTGCTGCAAAAAATGCCACAGCTAAAATTTGACCTATCACACCAAGCTTAGCAAAGAGCGTTGGAAGCGAGATAAAGACAAGTCCTGGTCCTTGAGACGGCTCGGCACCAAATTCAAATATAAATGTAAAGATAACAAGACCCATCATGATGGCTAAGACGATGTTTATAAAAACGATACTTAGCGTAGAAGTAGCTAAATTTGTATCATCACTTAAGCTAGCTGAATATGTAATGATCGCTGCCATACCAAGAGATAGTGTCCAAAAAGCAAGCCCAAGAGCAAGCAAGAGCGAGTTAAATGAAATTTTGCTAAAGTCAGGAACAAGTAAAAACTCAGCCGATTTTGTAAAGCCATTCATCGTCATAGAAAAAATAAGCATGATTAAAACCATGATAAATAGGCTTGGCATCATCCAAACATTTAGCTTTTCAATGCCACTTTTCACTCCTTTTGAAAGGATAAAAAAGCAAGCTACAAATGCTATAACAAAATAAAGTGTCTGCTCGCCAAGACCATGTGTAAGAAGCTCGTTAAATATTACTTTTGAACTTTCTATATCGTTTGGAAGACCGGTAAAAGATAGTGTGAAATACTTAAAGACCCAACCGATGATCACGATGTAGTAAGATGAGATTATAGCTGCGGTTACCATAGCTAAAATTCCAACCAGCTGCCATAAATTTTTATTTTTATTCGCCAACTTTCTAAAGGCATTTACACTATCGCTCTCACTAAGTTTGCCAATACTTAGCTCTGCCATAAAGATAGGTATGCCAACTAAAAACGTTATCAAAAGATATAAAATAACAAATGCTGATCCGCCATTTTCACCGACCATATATGGAAATTTCCATGCATTTCCAAGTCCAACAGCTGATCCTGCAACTGCTAAAACATAACCTATTTTAGAAAACTGTTCTTTTGCCATTATGCAATCTCCCTTACTAGCACCACAAAAACTAGAACTGGTGCTACAAACCTTATTAAAAAATACCAAATTTTAAAAACAACCTTACCCATATAAGGCAAGAATAGCTCTTTTAAAAGCTCAAATTTC
It encodes:
- a CDS encoding biotin/lipoyl-containing protein produces the protein MAKKFIDVMDTTFRDGFQSVYGARVLMNDFLPALEAAKEAGIEHFEFGGGARFQSLYFYLNEDAFAMMDKFRSIVGPKANLQTLSRGVNTVTLDTGSRELIDLHAKLFKKHGTTTIRNFDALNDVENLKYSGERIAHHGLKHEVVVTMMDLPSGCVGAHDVKFYEKILREILDANIPYHSVCFKDASGTSSPQKVYETIKMARKLLPEKTHIRLHTHETAGVSVACYLAALEAGVDGIDLAASPVSGGTSQPDILTMLHAVKGKNYDLGGLDVEKILKYESVLNDCLKEYFLPPEAVQVSPLIPFSPMPGGALTANTQMMRDNNILDKFPEVILAMREVVQKGGYGTSVTPVSQFYFQQAFNNVMFGKWKKIAEGYGKMVLGYFGKTPVTPDKEIIKLASEQLGLKPTTKHAVDIADKDESKSLAHVKEILKQNNIKTTEENIFIAAACKEKGIAFLKGEAKVNVRKIDPNAKANEGRQTQSGRYSVVVNGSRYNVEVSEGFNDSIQVKSITEVEGKSVKNAKSAAAGATANDIVASLPGAVHKILVSPGDIVKKGQAVVVLEAMKMEIEVKAPKDGVIGSIEVSKGQSVANNQVVAKFK
- a CDS encoding TRAP transporter large permease, which codes for MAGLIMFIAALLMLGIGFPVAFTFGAVSMIFGMIGSIVESIGDGDGLLGSIEVFKDMFNFMPYRIFSIMESRIFIAVPLFVFMGVVLQKSKLAERLLESMGMLFGEIRGGIAISTILVGALLAASTGVVGASVVAMGVISLPVMLKYKYDQALGCGTICAAGTLGQIIPPSIVLIILGDIFSVPVGELFHQAIIPGLTLVAVYIIYILIVAYLKPDTAPVVKDESGVSKFKQIMRALIAIFPPLLLVICVLGSIFAGIATPTESSAFGCVGAIILAIFYRTFSFSMIKEALVESVKTTALVFAILVGATAFSMVFSYTGGDEIVEKFMTNLPGEKWGFIIFSMVVIFVLGFFIDFVEISYIVLPILVPIAAKLGINPIYLAILVAMNLQTSFLTPPFGFSLFFLRSVAPAEIKTTAIYKGVVPYIFIQLAVLVFFCVFLMELKPMLDASHGGLLNFLLSLFK
- a CDS encoding TRAP transporter small permease subunit, encoding MQKVEKFFDKVGDIVGYICMFIMALMIIDVFFNVVARYFFSYGNVAFQELEWHFFAVIFLLGMSYALKEDAHVRVDIFYAKFSPKNKALVNMIGTVIFVIPFALLVSNLSFEFVSDAYTSAEASADPGGLTHRWIIKALIPFSFYLLVFFAIGFFIRNFNLYKKAKKGE
- a CDS encoding sodium-dependent transporter is translated as MAKEQFSKIGYVLAVAGSAVGLGNAWKFPYMVGENGGSAFVILYLLITFLVGIPIFMAELSIGKLSESDSVNAFRKLANKNKNLWQLVGILAMVTAAIISSYYIVIIGWVFKYFTLSFTGLPNDIESSKVIFNELLTHGLGEQTLYFVIAFVACFFILSKGVKSGIEKLNVWMMPSLFIMVLIMLIFSMTMNGFTKSAEFLLVPDFSKISFNSLLLALGLAFWTLSLGMAAIITYSASLSDDTNLATSTLSIVFINIVLAIMMGLVIFTFIFEFGAEPSQGPGLVFISLPTLFAKLGVIGQILAVAFFAALIFAGITSAISIVEPFVFFLIREYGISRIKALSIVGAGVFVLGFLCLLSNIENVGDKFMLFGKNFFDFLDFTASNVLLPISGIGGAIFVGYFMKREALYVLFSPYMSDFVFSAWYFLLRYVAPVCVFIIMINKLFF